A single Rhopalosiphum padi isolate XX-2018 chromosome 4, ASM2088224v1, whole genome shotgun sequence DNA region contains:
- the LOC132928610 gene encoding putative transferase CAF17 homolog, mitochondrial isoform X1 yields the protein MRVPMKIARLFSTASFKPKLELLTNKSLIQIDGDGMYDYCQGLMTNDIFKLKTEKSLFTMILNSKGRVLYDCLIYKVDDNILLECEKDVASDLIKYLKMYLLRRKLNIKILENTSVWALFSSTPLDMKLNSVSVFNDPRLPILGQRIISDKTSGIRNEIFLDERDNKFTYQQWRYTNGVAEGKELLKGLSFPLEMNCDYLNGISFNKGCYVGQELTARTYHTGVTRKRIMPLVFDDMPTGLDLNADIYNESDLGAKRPPGKLRGLCGKIGIALLKIDECLKAEQLIVGGFTAKTFIPNWWKT from the coding sequence ATGAGAGTGCCAATGAAGATAGCGCGTTTATTTTCTACAGCTTCATTCAAACCTAAGTTAGaacttttaactaataaaagtCTAATACAAATCGATGGCGATGGCATGTATGATTATTGCCAGGGTTTGATGactaatgatattttcaaactaaaaactgaaaaatcttTGTTTACTATGATATTGAATTCAAAAGGCCGTGTGTTATATgattgtttgatttataaagTGGATGATAATATACTACTGGAATGTGAAAAAGATGTTGCAAGTGACTTaatcaaatacttaaaaatgtacctactaaGAAGAAaactcaatattaaaatattagaaaatactaGTGTTTGGGCATTATTCAGTTCTACACCTTTAGACATGAAACTGAATTCTGTCAGTGTTTTTAATGACCCACGTCTGCCCATTTTAGGTCAAAGAATTATCTCTGATAAGACTTCAGGCATTAGAAATGAAATCTTTTTGGACGAACGTGATAACAAATTTACTTATCAACAATGGAGATATACAAATGGTGTTGCAGAAGGCAAAGAATTACTTAAAGGGCTATCTTTTCCATTAGAAATGAACTGTGATTATTTAAATGGTATAAGCTTTAATAAAGGCTGCTATGTTGGACAAGAACTGACGGCAAGGACTTATCATACTGGAGTTACAAGGAAAAGAATAATGCCTTTAGTTTTTGATGATATGCCCACCGGATTGGATTTGAATGCTGATATTTACAATGAATCTGATTTAGGTGCTAAAAGACCACCTGGAAAATTGAGAGGATTGTGTGGAAAAATTGGTATTGcacttttaaaaattgatgaatGTTTAAAAGCAGAACAATTAATTGTGGGTGGATTCACAGCTAAGACATTTATTCCAAATTGGTGGAAAACATA